In one Acomys russatus chromosome 15, mAcoRus1.1, whole genome shotgun sequence genomic region, the following are encoded:
- the LOC127199489 gene encoding protein S100-A14: MGQCRSANAEDAQEFSDVERAIETLIKNFHQYSVEGRKETLTPAELRDLVTQQLPHLMPSNCGLEEKIANLGNCNDSKLEFGSFWELIGEAAKSVKMESPVTRS, encoded by the exons ATGGGACAGTGTCGGTCAGCCAATGCTGAG GATGCCCAAGAATTCAGTGATGTGGAGAGGGCCATTGAGACGCTCATCAAGAACTTCCATCAGTACTCTGTGGAGGGTAGAAAGGAAACGCTGACCCCCGCTGAACTGCGGGACCTGGTCACCCAGCAGCTGCCACACCTCATGCCG AGCAACTGTGGGCTAGAAGAGAAAATTGCCAACCTGGGCAACTGTAATGACTCGAAGCTGGAGTTTGGAAGCTTCTGGGAGCTGATCGGAGAAGCAGCCAAGAGTGTGAAGATGGAGAGCCCTGTTACTCGGAGCTGA